The Chryseobacterium suipulveris genome window below encodes:
- a CDS encoding carbonic anhydrase: protein MNKSYETIFENNKKWIEEKIGQDADFFSNLAKGQSPEYLYIGCSDSRVSAEEMMGLHPGELFVHRNIANVVNTLDMNSTAVIQYAVEHLKVKHIIVCGHYGCGGVKAAMNPEDLGLLNPWLRLIRDVYRIYQKELDAIECEHKRYDRLVELNVQEQCINIIKMACVQERYIVDDYPIVHGWVFDMKTGKLIDLDIDFEEILSDIQKVYDLTNSSWVMSRKKNKNLQND from the coding sequence ATGAATAAATCCTACGAAACCATCTTCGAAAACAATAAAAAATGGATCGAGGAAAAAATTGGCCAAGATGCCGATTTCTTCTCGAATCTCGCAAAAGGACAAAGTCCTGAATACCTCTACATCGGCTGTTCTGATAGTCGCGTTTCTGCAGAAGAAATGATGGGGCTTCATCCTGGAGAACTTTTCGTCCACAGAAATATTGCGAATGTGGTGAATACTTTGGATATGAATTCAACCGCGGTAATACAGTATGCGGTAGAACATTTGAAGGTGAAACACATCATCGTATGTGGACATTACGGTTGCGGCGGAGTAAAAGCTGCGATGAACCCCGAAGATTTGGGACTGCTGAATCCTTGGCTGCGTTTGATCCGCGATGTGTACAGAATTTACCAAAAAGAACTCGACGCGATTGAGTGTGAGCACAAACGTTACGACCGACTTGTTGAGCTGAACGTTCAGGAACAGTGCATCAACATTATTAAAATGGCATGTGTTCAGGAAAGATATATCGTGGACGATTATCCAATTGTTCACGGTTGGGTTTTCGATATGAAGACTGGGAAACTCATCGACCTCGACATTGATTTCGAGGAAATTCTTTCTGATATCCAAAAAGTTTATGACCTCACCAATTCTTCGTGGGTGATGAGCCGGAAGAAAAACAAAAACCTTCAGAACGATTGA
- a CDS encoding Pnap_2097 family protein, translating to MKEIISRILPNIPESDYVKEFRNLDIDSIDLVSVRVEIENSIGRMIPNKDWLSFKNIDDILVYTNGNSAKEQTANSEFVKETKTAAQNFITMPQMCLEALSENWLFKESGDLHWDLLCKGLGTSSSELKDDLGNRLYATFVRIRIDGSGNLSDFKENNPYEFDAELSRFGLGMFFSKINFKSLDQEIKINMMTSFSIRKSTGDNKSLTKSQPSVEHCDIPQSSELPIFGNEYRLVKKEELKTFFYKDYIFNVSQENIFSYEYSLNPYYDLNGVGLLYFASYPIISDFCELQYFNSVSEEKWEERYFTIFRDIMYYANCDSRDKIIYVMNAVEYLNDNKVKITATLYRKSDQKMMARIFTIKQKRAESNLF from the coding sequence ATGAAAGAAATAATTTCCCGGATTCTGCCCAATATCCCTGAATCAGATTACGTCAAAGAGTTTAGAAATCTCGATATCGACAGTATCGATTTGGTTTCTGTACGCGTAGAAATTGAAAACAGCATTGGTCGAATGATTCCCAATAAAGACTGGCTTTCTTTTAAAAATATTGACGATATTCTGGTTTACACCAACGGAAATTCTGCGAAAGAACAAACGGCTAACTCGGAATTTGTGAAGGAGACCAAAACCGCCGCGCAGAACTTTATTACGATGCCGCAAATGTGTCTCGAAGCATTGTCGGAAAACTGGCTTTTCAAGGAATCCGGAGATTTGCATTGGGATTTACTCTGTAAAGGTTTGGGAACATCATCTTCGGAATTGAAGGATGATTTAGGAAACCGACTTTATGCTACTTTCGTGAGGATCAGGATCGATGGTTCCGGAAATTTGAGTGATTTTAAAGAGAATAATCCATATGAATTTGATGCTGAACTTTCAAGATTTGGTTTGGGAATGTTTTTCAGTAAGATCAATTTTAAGTCATTGGATCAAGAAATTAAGATCAATATGATGACCAGTTTCTCCATCAGAAAATCGACTGGAGACAATAAGAGTTTGACAAAAAGCCAGCCATCGGTTGAACACTGCGACATTCCGCAAAGTTCGGAACTGCCGATTTTTGGAAACGAATACCGACTCGTGAAAAAAGAAGAGCTTAAGACTTTTTTTTACAAAGATTATATTTTCAATGTTTCCCAAGAAAATATTTTCAGCTACGAATACTCTCTGAATCCTTATTACGACCTCAATGGAGTCGGTTTGCTCTATTTTGCGTCTTATCCTATTATCAGTGATTTTTGTGAATTGCAGTATTTCAACTCCGTATCAGAGGAAAAATGGGAGGAGCGTTATTTCACCATTTTCAGGGATATAATGTATTATGCAAATTGTGACTCCCGCGACAAAATAATCTATGTAATGAATGCAGTGGAATATCTGAATGACAATAAAGTGAAAATTACCGCCACGCTTTATCGGAAATCTGACCAGAAAATGATGGCAAGAATCTTTACCATCAAACAGAAAAGAGCTGAGAGCAATTTATTTTAA
- a CDS encoding serine acetyltransferase has protein sequence MNYSTIQKDFFRESGKWLSTSEIWAKCINPNLHYIYVFRKCQQYPKKSFLGMFWRMILRHHQIKYGIQIYPETQIGEGFYIGHWGFLAVNPGVVIGRNCNLSQGVSIAQTNRGKYKGTPIIGDEVWIGPNAVIVGGIKIGNNVIIAPNTYVTEDVPDYCMAMGNPCRIFSIPKGTEGYINNKV, from the coding sequence ATGAACTATTCAACCATCCAAAAAGATTTTTTTAGAGAAAGTGGAAAATGGCTTTCAACTTCAGAGATTTGGGCGAAATGCATCAATCCGAATTTGCATTACATTTACGTTTTCAGAAAATGTCAGCAGTACCCAAAAAAATCTTTTCTTGGAATGTTTTGGCGAATGATTTTGCGTCACCACCAAATAAAATACGGAATACAGATTTATCCTGAAACACAGATTGGCGAAGGATTTTATATCGGACATTGGGGATTTTTGGCGGTAAATCCGGGAGTCGTGATCGGCAGAAACTGCAACCTTTCGCAGGGAGTAAGTATCGCGCAAACCAATCGCGGAAAATACAAAGGTACCCCAATAATCGGCGACGAAGTCTGGATCGGACCCAATGCGGTAATCGTCGGAGGAATTAAAATCGGAAACAACGTGATTATCGCACCGAACACTTATGTAACCGAAGACGTTCCCGATTACTGTATGGCGATGGGAAATCCGTGCAGAATTTTCAGCATTCCGAAAGGAACTGAAGGTTATATCAACAATAAAGTTTAA
- a CDS encoding glycosyltransferase, with translation MSKGKKKILIRIGSLRHGGAEKVLVTFLKNLPKDKYEIDLLLNLYSGKYLSEVPDWINVLYLNKGEMITTNRIQDIPEKAFRVIYQSVLKKFPKLLYSKILKSKKYDVEFAAIHGFRDEILNSPLKSSKKIVWIHNDLRKTHFHNYTDEEIRKFFGFDKIMVISEHIKKDFENLAKNEDEKDRIVRIYNPLDTEEILRKSEVRSPKSEDAGSRKLKAESNFPTFVSVGTVFPQKGFDRLLKVHKRLLDEGLKHKVQILGDGRDFEIVNNLRKELGVENTAEMNGFTENPYPFFKNADYYILSSRYEGFPTVLFEALTLKKNIIATDVSGVNEMLENGKLGMIVEKSEEGIYQGMKKALSNPEYFNSYQNELQHYKTPFNLENSVNSLMRIIDEL, from the coding sequence ATGAGCAAAGGAAAAAAGAAAATCCTCATCCGAATCGGTTCCCTGCGTCACGGTGGCGCTGAGAAAGTTTTGGTGACTTTTCTCAAAAACTTACCGAAAGACAAGTACGAAATCGATTTATTGTTAAATCTGTATTCGGGAAAATATCTGTCTGAAGTTCCCGATTGGATCAATGTTCTCTACCTGAACAAAGGCGAGATGATAACCACGAACCGAATCCAAGATATTCCGGAGAAAGCGTTTCGGGTGATTTACCAAAGTGTTCTGAAAAAATTTCCAAAACTTCTGTATTCAAAGATTTTAAAAAGTAAAAAATACGATGTCGAGTTCGCCGCAATCCACGGTTTTAGGGACGAGATTTTAAATTCGCCGTTAAAGTCATCCAAAAAAATCGTGTGGATTCACAATGATTTAAGGAAAACCCATTTTCACAATTATACGGATGAGGAAATCCGCAAATTTTTTGGGTTTGATAAAATCATGGTGATTTCTGAACACATTAAAAAAGATTTTGAAAACCTTGCAAAAAACGAGGACGAGAAAGACAGAATCGTGAGGATTTATAATCCTTTGGATACGGAGGAAATTCTGAGAAAGTCCGAAGTCCGAAGTCCGAAGTCCGAAGATGCCGGAAGCAGAAAACTGAAAGCTGAAAGCAATTTCCCAACATTCGTTTCTGTGGGAACCGTTTTTCCGCAAAAAGGTTTCGACAGATTACTGAAGGTTCACAAAAGATTGCTTGATGAAGGATTGAAGCATAAAGTTCAAATTCTTGGAGACGGGCGCGATTTTGAAATCGTCAATAACTTAAGAAAAGAACTCGGAGTCGAAAACACCGCGGAAATGAACGGATTCACCGAAAATCCTTATCCTTTTTTCAAAAATGCAGACTATTATATTTTAAGTTCCAGATACGAAGGTTTCCCCACGGTTTTGTTTGAAGCGCTTACCCTGAAAAAAAACATCATTGCCACCGATGTTTCTGGCGTAAACGAAATGTTGGAAAACGGAAAACTCGGAATGATTGTAGAAAAATCCGAAGAAGGAATTTATCAGGGTATGAAAAAAGCATTGAGCAATCCTGAATATTTTAACAGCTATCAAAATGAACTTCAGCATTACAAAACGCCTTTTAATCTTGAAAATTCTGTAAATTCGCTGATGAGAATTATTGACGAACTTTGA
- a CDS encoding acyltransferase has product MLNKIITKIFTVLDDLRQTAYVKICVEKGLKLGNNVSIRNKASFGSEPFLVQIGDDSRIGEGVQFVTHSGFTVNLRKIEGYEKVRNFGHIKVGKNCAIGNYSIILQNVEIGDNCVLGANSVLSESMPSNTVYLGNPAKYVCEIEDYGDVLKKTTIDYPIELEQDRNKLHDWLKKNLPEKYKPAQ; this is encoded by the coding sequence ATGCTTAATAAAATTATTACCAAAATCTTCACTGTTTTAGACGATTTGCGACAAACCGCTTACGTAAAAATCTGTGTTGAAAAAGGCCTGAAACTTGGGAACAACGTGTCCATCCGAAACAAGGCTTCTTTCGGCTCGGAACCATTTCTGGTGCAGATTGGAGACGATTCACGCATTGGTGAAGGAGTTCAGTTTGTCACCCATTCCGGTTTTACAGTAAACCTCCGCAAAATTGAAGGTTATGAAAAGGTGAGAAATTTTGGACATATTAAGGTGGGTAAAAACTGTGCGATTGGGAATTATTCCATTATCTTACAAAATGTAGAAATCGGCGACAACTGTGTTTTGGGTGCCAATTCCGTATTGTCCGAATCAATGCCGAGCAATACCGTTTACCTTGGAAATCCCGCGAAATATGTTTGCGAAATTGAGGATTACGGCGATGTCCTGAAAAAAACCACAATCGATTACCCGATCGAACTGGAACAGGACCGCAACAAACTACACGATTGGCTGAAAAAAAACCTTCCGGAAAAATATAAACCGGCGCAATGA
- a CDS encoding acyl carrier protein has protein sequence MNVEQFCNLLKDELKEQSTVTPETNFKELENYGSLSAVLVMQLVEDHFGVKINPRGFRSITTVNELVEAIGREKFD, from the coding sequence ATGAATGTAGAGCAGTTTTGCAACCTGTTGAAAGATGAATTAAAAGAACAGTCAACGGTGACGCCTGAAACCAATTTCAAAGAACTTGAAAACTACGGTTCGCTTTCTGCGGTTCTTGTCATGCAACTTGTAGAAGACCATTTCGGCGTGAAGATTAATCCGAGAGGTTTCCGAAGCATCACAACCGTAAACGAGTTGGTGGAGGCAATTGGTAGAGAAAAGTTTGACTAA
- a CDS encoding GNAT family N-acetyltransferase, whose product MNVRNATKEDIPFIVNAIIEIEKTSDSNTFNNLFGCDTETTRRYLTQFLNDDENLDIELSLNTYSIAEINHQIVGCCSLIFTNHNYYQSKGELFPIWLERKHLENFVKNANSLPDVKNTSENKDFVEYIYVDEKSRGMGVAKKMINEQMSKISNEYVYINVLENNISAIEYYEKIGFTKFQSLEIDNQENKIYPCVKKLILLKKI is encoded by the coding sequence ATGAATGTAAGAAACGCCACAAAAGAAGACATTCCCTTTATTGTAAACGCTATTATCGAGATTGAAAAAACCTCTGATTCCAACACCTTTAACAATCTATTTGGTTGCGATACAGAAACCACCAGGCGATATCTTACCCAGTTTCTTAATGACGATGAAAATTTAGATATCGAACTTTCCTTGAATACTTATTCTATTGCTGAGATAAATCACCAAATTGTGGGTTGTTGCTCATTAATTTTCACCAATCACAACTATTACCAAAGTAAGGGCGAATTGTTTCCGATTTGGTTGGAGAGAAAACACCTGGAAAACTTCGTAAAAAATGCAAATAGTTTACCCGATGTAAAAAACACTTCCGAAAATAAAGATTTTGTAGAATACATCTATGTTGATGAAAAGTCCCGCGGAATGGGGGTTGCAAAAAAAATGATTAATGAGCAAATGAGCAAAATCTCTAATGAGTATGTTTATATCAATGTCTTAGAAAACAATATTTCTGCTATTGAATATTATGAAAAAATAGGATTTACAAAATTTCAATCTTTAGAGATTGACAATCAAGAAAATAAAATTTATCCTTGTGTAAAAAAATTAATTTTGCTTAAAAAAATTTAG
- a CDS encoding AMP-binding protein, which yields MNGFIEKLYSSFIKNRENACIKTDGKTYSYREILQLSENIRHQIKDIESKNIGIYLTDDVYMYASILAVWFEGRTYVPIHPDFPLSKNLSAIEQAEIKLILTSVDFEEDFGVTCADSKQIFDLELSKPKDFLLSENAYILFTSGSTGNPKGVPITFSNLYYFTKSFETTFGKLTPEDKVLQMFELTFDLSVMSYLIPWMYGSTVVTLHKKETKYLQILDLLEANEITVALMVPSILNLIIPYLDPEIKNNSLRLNLFCGEALLTKQIENWKGFVPNANLYNVYGPTENTIFCTHYKIENPLKDRNGIICIGKSMTDSEMSFLNNEDSEGELLLSGKFLTKEYWKNPEKTKETFIIIEDKKLYKTGDWCFRDEDGDFYYLNRIDFQAKINGFRIELGEIEYFANQILNNAVSVAVVHKDQNDNDELVMFVNSETIDEQELLNHLRKNLADYAVPSRIIKIAKFPENTSGKTDRNALKKTLS from the coding sequence ATGAACGGATTTATCGAAAAACTTTACTCTTCTTTTATTAAAAATAGAGAAAATGCCTGCATTAAGACTGATGGAAAAACGTATTCCTACAGAGAAATACTGCAGCTTTCCGAAAATATTCGTCATCAAATAAAAGATATCGAGTCCAAAAATATTGGGATTTACCTGACAGATGATGTTTATATGTACGCTTCAATTTTAGCGGTTTGGTTTGAAGGTAGAACTTATGTTCCGATTCATCCAGATTTTCCTTTAAGTAAAAACCTGAGCGCAATCGAGCAGGCAGAAATAAAGCTCATTCTGACTTCTGTAGATTTTGAGGAAGATTTTGGAGTAACCTGCGCGGATTCGAAACAGATATTTGACCTGGAACTCTCGAAACCAAAGGATTTCTTATTATCTGAAAACGCTTACATCCTCTTTACTTCGGGAAGTACAGGCAATCCGAAAGGAGTTCCGATCACGTTTTCAAACCTTTACTATTTCACAAAATCATTTGAAACCACTTTCGGAAAACTGACGCCGGAAGACAAGGTTTTGCAGATGTTTGAGCTTACTTTTGATCTGTCGGTAATGAGCTATCTGATTCCCTGGATGTACGGTTCTACCGTGGTTACCCTCCATAAAAAGGAAACCAAATATCTACAGATTCTCGATCTGCTTGAAGCCAACGAAATTACCGTTGCATTGATGGTTCCAAGCATCTTAAACCTCATCATTCCTTATCTTGATCCTGAAATCAAGAACAACAGTTTGCGACTGAATTTGTTCTGCGGTGAAGCGTTACTGACTAAACAGATTGAAAACTGGAAAGGTTTTGTGCCAAATGCGAATCTCTACAATGTTTATGGTCCTACTGAAAACACCATTTTCTGCACCCACTACAAAATCGAAAATCCGCTAAAGGACAGAAATGGGATCATCTGCATCGGCAAATCAATGACCGACAGCGAAATGAGCTTCCTGAATAATGAAGATTCAGAAGGAGAACTGCTGCTCTCCGGAAAGTTCCTGACCAAAGAATATTGGAAAAACCCCGAAAAAACAAAAGAAACCTTTATCATTATTGAAGATAAAAAACTATACAAAACCGGCGACTGGTGTTTTCGGGATGAAGATGGGGATTTTTATTACCTTAACCGCATTGATTTTCAGGCAAAAATCAACGGATTTCGTATCGAACTTGGGGAAATCGAATACTTTGCCAACCAAATTCTTAATAATGCAGTAAGTGTAGCCGTCGTTCACAAAGACCAAAATGACAACGATGAACTCGTGATGTTTGTCAACAGCGAAACAATTGACGAACAGGAATTGTTGAACCACCTCAGGAAAAACCTGGCTGATTATGCAGTCCCGTCGAGAATAATCAAAATTGCGAAATTCCCGGAAAACACTTCCGGAAAAACCGACCGAAATGCCCTGAAAAAAACGTTATCATGA
- a CDS encoding glycosyltransferase, whose translation MSDSKKIKLLFRLRSMETGGVQKVMCDIMKNIPAEKFDISLLLNMSQGEMIPLIPAHVKVFTLAKGREQLSRNALLQKFQLVLRRMKLMMFDRFPQLISKKISTKPDVEIAFTNTEFEALLKSPFNNSKKIGWFHADIRDSAATEEEKKKIIRQLQQMDTAVFVSQQTRNIIKEVYGEEFPNGEVVYNPFEHQLILQKSNEFPVDFETTYPVFISLGRLIPRKGNHILIEAHKILMEKGLKHKVFVFGDGQEKENLQQLIKKYNLQDSFIIKNPVSNPYPYLKKADFYVLPSQSEAYPLVIGEALILEKPIVATNAGGVKEMMTDGENGIIVNYDPQELAKGMERLLIDNEFVKQVKTNNQHAAEKFDNEKIYGQIIKILEKK comes from the coding sequence ATGTCCGATTCTAAGAAAATAAAACTCCTCTTTCGCCTTCGCTCCATGGAAACCGGTGGAGTACAGAAAGTGATGTGCGATATCATGAAGAATATTCCGGCGGAAAAATTTGATATTTCTCTACTCCTAAATATGAGTCAGGGAGAAATGATCCCGCTTATTCCCGCTCATGTGAAGGTATTTACTTTAGCAAAAGGCAGGGAACAATTATCCCGAAACGCACTACTCCAAAAATTCCAGTTGGTTTTACGAAGAATGAAACTGATGATGTTTGACCGCTTTCCCCAACTGATCAGCAAAAAGATCAGCACGAAACCTGATGTAGAAATCGCATTTACCAATACCGAATTTGAAGCACTATTGAAAAGTCCTTTTAATAATTCAAAGAAAATTGGTTGGTTCCACGCCGATATCCGGGATTCTGCAGCAACCGAGGAAGAAAAGAAGAAAATAATCCGGCAGCTTCAGCAAATGGACACCGCGGTTTTCGTGTCGCAACAAACAAGAAATATCATTAAAGAAGTTTATGGTGAAGAATTCCCGAACGGAGAAGTAGTTTACAACCCCTTCGAACACCAATTAATTCTTCAGAAATCAAACGAATTTCCCGTAGATTTCGAAACCACATATCCCGTATTTATCTCACTTGGACGGCTCATTCCGAGAAAGGGAAACCACATCCTGATCGAAGCCCACAAAATCCTGATGGAAAAAGGGTTAAAGCATAAAGTCTTTGTTTTCGGCGATGGTCAGGAAAAGGAAAACCTTCAACAGTTGATTAAAAAATATAATCTTCAGGATTCTTTTATCATCAAAAACCCGGTGAGCAATCCTTATCCTTACCTTAAAAAAGCCGATTTCTATGTGCTTCCCTCTCAATCAGAAGCTTATCCGCTCGTGATTGGCGAGGCGCTGATTCTGGAAAAACCGATTGTTGCTACCAATGCAGGTGGGGTAAAAGAAATGATGACCGACGGCGAAAACGGAATTATCGTCAATTATGATCCGCAGGAACTCGCAAAGGGAATGGAGCGCTTACTAATCGACAACGAATTCGTTAAACAGGTAAAAACAAACAATCAGCACGCAGCGGAAAAGTTTGATAATGAAAAAATCTATGGGCAGATCATAAAAATTTTAGAAAAAAAATGA
- a CDS encoding glycosyltransferase family 2 protein — protein sequence MKFSFLIANYNNGKYFKECFDSIIAQTYKNWEAIIVDDASTDNSVEIISELIKDDPRFILLKNEVNKGCGFTKRKTLEHATGEFCGFLDPDDAVTAHAVERSLSEYTSDKIVGTYSKIMFCDGDLKPVSDYKKIKQVYNDKYFFNCPIQMNAFFTFRKSAYDKTEGINPELKSAVDQDLYLKVLEHGNPIFIKENMYLYRRHSMGISQDSSKSKAKTNFAKVIFDALKRRNIKAVNGQKVPKEFTDPEEIYNLLEYQNSIPYRLKQKIKLLFRRH from the coding sequence ATGAAATTTTCTTTTCTTATTGCCAATTACAATAACGGGAAATATTTTAAGGAATGTTTCGATTCAATCATCGCGCAAACCTACAAAAACTGGGAAGCGATTATTGTGGATGACGCCTCAACGGACAATTCCGTAGAAATTATTTCTGAACTGATCAAAGACGATCCAAGGTTTATTTTGCTAAAGAATGAAGTAAACAAAGGTTGTGGCTTTACCAAAAGAAAAACCCTGGAACACGCAACCGGAGAATTTTGCGGATTCCTCGATCCGGACGACGCAGTAACCGCACATGCTGTTGAGCGGTCACTTTCAGAATATACTTCGGATAAAATCGTTGGTACTTACTCCAAAATTATGTTCTGTGACGGTGACTTAAAACCCGTAAGTGACTACAAAAAAATCAAGCAGGTTTACAACGACAAGTACTTTTTCAACTGCCCGATTCAGATGAACGCTTTCTTCACCTTCCGGAAAAGTGCTTACGACAAAACCGAAGGCATCAACCCGGAGTTGAAATCGGCAGTTGACCAGGATTTATACCTAAAAGTTTTGGAGCATGGAAATCCTATTTTCATCAAAGAAAACATGTATCTGTACCGTCGTCATTCAATGGGAATTTCACAAGATTCTTCTAAGAGCAAAGCCAAAACCAATTTTGCAAAAGTGATATTTGATGCCTTGAAACGAAGAAATATCAAAGCAGTTAATGGGCAAAAAGTTCCTAAAGAGTTTACAGACCCGGAAGAAATTTACAACTTGCTCGAGTATCAGAATTCGATTCCGTACCGATTGAAGCAAAAAATCAAATTGTTGTTTCGTCGCCATTAA
- a CDS encoding carbohydrate deacetylase, with translation MKKLIINADDFGFTLGANQAIFKAHTEGYLTHASLMANTEYFEDAVSLLPQCHGLKIGVHVTLTCGKSLAKESVLEKNDNLDYTFVQLLLMRKSASVLKSIENEVEAQILKIKEQGIEISHIDGHEHIHIIPSINKIVRRLAKKYQIERVREINENFFESLRFNRKNTTVANIIKLLLLKTLSLFNEKSSSVGFYSMLNTCNITAENLFPFLDKSKRYNTVEVMLHPSIIGADSNEYLQTLAPRFRTFINDETRTEEFELCFNKEFENYLKLV, from the coding sequence ATGAAAAAACTCATCATCAACGCCGACGACTTTGGATTCACTTTGGGAGCAAACCAGGCGATTTTTAAAGCACATACCGAAGGTTATCTTACTCACGCAAGTTTAATGGCGAATACGGAATATTTCGAGGATGCGGTAAGTTTATTGCCACAATGTCACGGGTTGAAAATTGGCGTACACGTCACCTTAACCTGCGGAAAATCGTTGGCAAAGGAAAGTGTTTTGGAAAAGAATGACAATTTGGACTATACTTTTGTACAGTTACTTTTGATGAGAAAATCGGCCTCTGTTCTGAAATCGATTGAAAATGAGGTTGAAGCACAGATTCTGAAAATCAAAGAGCAGGGAATCGAAATCAGCCATATCGACGGTCACGAACATATCCACATCATCCCCTCCATCAACAAAATTGTTCGTCGGCTCGCCAAGAAATACCAGATTGAGAGAGTTCGCGAGATTAATGAAAATTTCTTTGAAAGTTTACGGTTCAACAGAAAAAACACCACGGTTGCCAATATCATCAAGTTATTATTGCTGAAGACACTTTCCCTTTTTAATGAAAAAAGCAGCAGTGTGGGATTTTACTCGATGCTCAACACCTGCAATATCACTGCAGAAAATCTGTTCCCTTTTCTCGACAAAAGCAAGCGGTACAACACTGTGGAAGTGATGCTGCATCCCAGTATTATCGGTGCGGATTCAAACGAATATCTCCAAACTTTGGCGCCGAGATTCAGAACTTTTATTAATGATGAAACTCGGACAGAAGAGTTTGAACTGTGCTTCAATAAAGAATTTGAGAACTACTTAAAACTTGTATAG
- a CDS encoding class I SAM-dependent methyltransferase, which yields MGEIARISKTFVGYLKRPDLYPELGRKIIKNIFNRKGAFRGKEKTNSWASAIAVSQQEAVSKLFGVEMKSFSELFPNELSTANQKEKECPIKMGGAGALELIYYACEFTQAKNVVETGVAYGWSSFAALLSLTKRNGTLYSSDMPYLGQNGDQYVGYVVPENLKKNWKLFRHADRESLPKIFGETPEFDVVHYDSDKAYEGMSWAYSQLYPRLRKGGVFISDDINDNSAFQDFCEKNGIEPTVVDFEGKFVGVFVK from the coding sequence GTGGGCGAAATAGCGAGAATTTCAAAGACATTTGTAGGTTACCTGAAAAGACCCGACCTCTATCCTGAACTGGGCAGAAAAATCATTAAGAACATTTTCAACAGAAAAGGTGCTTTTAGGGGAAAAGAAAAAACTAATTCTTGGGCATCGGCAATTGCAGTTTCACAGCAGGAAGCAGTGTCGAAACTTTTTGGCGTCGAGATGAAATCATTTTCAGAACTTTTTCCCAATGAACTTTCAACCGCAAATCAAAAGGAAAAGGAATGTCCGATCAAAATGGGTGGAGCAGGAGCTTTGGAACTGATCTATTATGCCTGCGAATTTACGCAGGCGAAAAATGTAGTTGAAACTGGGGTTGCTTACGGTTGGTCTTCCTTCGCTGCATTGCTTTCTTTAACAAAAAGAAACGGAACGCTTTACAGTTCGGATATGCCCTATTTGGGACAAAACGGTGATCAGTACGTTGGGTATGTTGTACCTGAAAACCTCAAAAAAAATTGGAAACTTTTTCGCCACGCCGATCGGGAATCTTTACCTAAAATTTTCGGTGAAACTCCTGAGTTTGATGTGGTACACTATGATTCCGACAAAGCTTATGAAGGGATGAGTTGGGCGTACTCGCAACTTTACCCAAGATTAAGAAAGGGTGGAGTATTCATCAGCGACGATATCAACGACAATTCGGCGTTCCAGGATTTCTGTGAAAAGAATGGAATTGAGCCAACTGTGGTGGATTTTGAGGGGAAGTTTGTGGGGGTTTTTGTGAAGTAG